AGGCTTCGGTCAGCGCGATATGAAAGCGCCATTATCAAGACTCAGCCCCTTCTTCATGAATTTGAATCGTATCAAGTTTGAAGAAAAATACACGGCGGTTGCGGCTATTGAACAGCTTGGTTTAAACCCGCGCGATGTCCGCCACATAGTACTTACTCACCTCGATTTTGACCATGCAGGCGGGTTGGAAGATTTTCCCGAAGCAACCGTGCATGTAATGCTCAGTGAAATTGAAGCAGCGCGGGAACGGCAGGGCTTTGTCTCATCGCAACGTTACCGTCCTGGCCAGTGGGATGAAGTAAAAAATTGGAAGTATTATTCGGCTGGCGGTGAACCTTGGTTTGGCTTTGAGGCTGTACGTAATCTCGAAGGACTACCGCCCGAAATTCTCCTGATACCGCTCGTTGGTCACACACTGGGTCATGCAGGTGTCGCTATTGAGACATCCGAAGGCTGGCTTTTACACGCAGGCGATGCTTACTTTTACCGACAAGAAATCGGCTCTCCTAAACGAGTTTGCACACCTGGTTTGCGTGCCTACCAATGGTTTATGGAGGTAGACCGCAAGGCTCGACTTTCTAATCAAGATAAGTTGCGTGCATTATCGCTCGACCACAGTAGTGAAGTGCGCCTCTTTTGTAGCCATGATGCGATTGAGTTCAAAACCTTCTCTGACCAAGATAATTTGTAATTGCAGGAAGACAATTCGCGCTCAACAGCTTTTA
The Nostoc punctiforme PCC 73102 genome window above contains:
- a CDS encoding MBL fold metallo-hydrolase; this translates as MCPIGGALFDGFSRGLTACLVCHCLLIETNQGLVLIDTGFGQRDMKAPLSRLSPFFMNLNRIKFEEKYTAVAAIEQLGLNPRDVRHIVLTHLDFDHAGGLEDFPEATVHVMLSEIEAARERQGFVSSQRYRPGQWDEVKNWKYYSAGGEPWFGFEAVRNLEGLPPEILLIPLVGHTLGHAGVAIETSEGWLLHAGDAYFYRQEIGSPKRVCTPGLRAYQWFMEVDRKARLSNQDKLRALSLDHSSEVRLFCSHDAIEFKTFSDQDNL